attaaataaaaatttaaatcctcggtcTTTCGAGTAATTGAAACTTAAAATCTCTTCACCTCTTTTGAATTCATCCAAACAAAAAACCAAAATTGTGCAAGCTCAGTTCCAAGAAGGGACAATATCTTAATGAGTCATTGAAACCTACTGATATTGATAATGATGATGAGGTACATGATCATAATGATCAAGTAGTGATCGTACTATTGTCGGACCCGTTCACGTACCCATCCCACCATGGTGGGCTCCATGGCCGTCTCACTACTCTTTGCCCATGCCGCTCCAACAAGCTTTTAAGGGGACAAAGCGAGACCCCGTAAAAAGCTGCAACCAATCAGAAACAAGGTAAAGTTCGAGGGAAAACTGAATGAAAAGCAGAGCCCCAAATAAAAACGGAACTTCAATTGCGGCCCCAATTGCTTCTCCCCCACTCTCATCCACCTCGGTGGGCCCACCACCAAAAGCCCACTCATCCTTTCTTTACCCTTTCGGTCGCCTTTCAATTTGaacctctctcgctctctctctctctctcgctctctctctctctctctctctctcgttctcgtCTCCGATCGCTTCTCGGCGGTTGTGATCGAGGAAGTAGTACCGCATTACGTTGTAAGAGAAGAGGCGAGGGCTTCTTCTGCTTCTTGGCCTACTTCGATCGACGGTGGGGGATGGCTTCCGGGAGCTACAGGAACGGAGGCCCCAAACCGACCTCCAAGCTCGACCGCCTGCCCCCCTCCACTGCCTACTCCACGCCCAAGCCCTCCGCCAAGCCCAGGCCCTCCGCCGCTCCCGTCCCTCGTCGTGGCGGCTCCGTCGCTCCTGCCGCTGCCTCCGCCGGCAAAGCCGGCGGCGATGCTGGAGGTtcgtccacacacacacacacactgagGTCCTTTTAGATCACGTACATTCTGCGCATTGATCTGTGTTTTAGTCTGTGCTTTTCCCCTATAAGTGCATGCTACTGTTTTGAGCTGCATTTTTGTTAGCCTAAAGTGGCAATTCACCCTAACCTATCAACATGTCGTTCTTTGCGGTTGATGCTTGTATACTCGAAAGCTTCATAAATAGGGAATTTCTGTTTCCTTCTTGCTTGGGGGACTATTCTGAATTCTTATGCTCGTGGCGGCATAGGAGAAGAGCGTGGAGCTGCGAGTGTTTGAGGTAGAGGTGTACTAAGATTTGCAAATAGATTTATATGCAGATTGGGCAGGCTAACGAACGGGTTGTGGCATCTGAATAGCTCGGCTGGGAATGAAAATGCTGTTGAGACTTTTGATTCAAAGATGTTGTGATTGTCTCATGTGTGGTTGATTCTGTAAGGGTCGCAAACATGGGTGGTGAAGTTTGTGTTTATGTGACCCACTTAAACAGCTTGCTCCTTCAGATGCTCTAGATTCGACAAATTGGACAAGGAACCGGCCATTGGAGCTGTCAAGATAGATTACCGGACAACATGTAGAATTTAGAACTGTAAGTTTCTGGGCAATATTATAAGACGTATACTGGTGGCAACAAAACAGTGAGATTTTAGAAAAGGCTACTTCATTGAAGAATGGACAGCCGCGATTTGTCCTATCTCTTTGTTGTATGTGTAACGAGTTTGTCTATCACCTCTCCTCAAATGTAAGCTTGTGTAGGTTgctggagctatctcagatcaaagctAAAGGTGTAAAGGCTCATAGGGAGGTTTCAGGGTGGTGTGGATGCAATTGTGCACAAAGTGATCTAGAAAGAAATGAAGGAATGAATTACTCTTGGCTGTTTGCTCAATCACCTTGTCAGAAAGAAATAGGATGTTTTCTGGAAACTAtgcatagaaaattgtgagaagcaTTTGAAACTAAAAGCAACCTTTTTTTGTTTGGATTATACAAATGGCATTATCATTGACACTTGAAATttctttattgttttgattttcaaatatgaacaTTGATTAAAAATCTAGGTTTAGTCAGAGTTCTGGTCAAAATTGAATTCAATTTTAATGTCATCAGCAAGACAAGTTGCCGAGTGGCATACCGCTTGCATGATGTGTGTGATGTTTCCAAGGGGAAGGAAGCGATATCTGATGGAAGAATAGCTTATTTCACACAGTGAATATGTGCATTATTACTGATACTTAAGGCTTATGGTTAGTTTGGAATCTGGATTATGGTAACTAGAATAAAGATGCCTTCATTTATACCAGAGAACGTGAAATCAACATGTTCTTTTCTTAATTCATCAAATGTCTATCAAGTTCCCCAACTAGAAGAATGGTCCAAATGAGAAAAGAGTTCCATACTGCTGTGACCGTGATATTGTTAGTTTCACATAAGTATTCTGTCAGTCCTTTCTGCATTGTTTTCAAGTTGCTAAAGAATTGATAATCTTTGATGTCCTTGACAGTTCCTGGAAGAGTTAGAGTGGCTGTAAGACTTCGGCCTAGAAATGCAGAGGAAACAATAgcagatgcagattttgctgactGTGTTGAATTGCAGCCTGAGGTTCTTGACATATTCCTTTTGTTTTATATTGGACATCTATATAAGCTTGCTGAAAGTTTCATGTAACTGTGACTGCTTTTGTGTGCAAGCTTGAAGCTTACAGATAGTGtcatttattattcttattttttgCTGGGTTGCAGCTTAAAAGGTTAAAGCTCCGCAAGAACAATTGGGAGTCAGAAACCTATGAATTTGATGAAGTGCTGACAGAATTTGCCTCACAAAAACGTGTATATGAAGTTGTTGCAAAACCAGTTGTGGAGGTACATATGATACACATCCCTAACACTTGATTTTTTCCAGTTTACTTCATGTTCACTACACCAGATCAATCTTAAACTTGGTTTCAAATTCTTGCCATGAATAATTAATTAGGTATAATTTCATAACTTTGTTTCCTTTATCTATGGAATCTTACCTTGCTCGTGTACCATGTACTAGACAGCATAGTTGGCATGGCTTGGACATGCAATTCTTGCCATACACTATGATCATTTATGATTTAGTTAGGATAATAATTCTTGTTAGTAATGTACTTTTAGGGCTTGGTATTGCGTATGATTAGAGGTGATCAAATCTGTTAATATACTCATTATGCTACTTTTTCTTACATAATCTAGCTTTGCTGGTTGGTATTGCATTAGTCTTACATTTACAGACTGTATTTTACCAAGACACCTGCATTTTTCTCTCTTATGATGGATTTTCCAAGTTTTTGATGGAACCTACTTTGTCCATCCATCTGAACATTCCACTGCCCAAAGGCTGAGAAGAAAGGTTTTCATCTCCATTAGACAGGAGAAAAGTACATGGAATGCTATACTCTCAGTTCAGATAATTTTTTGCTATTTCTTCTCCCACTAAACATGCATAGTCAAATTTCAGACTCTAAATCTGGTATTAAAATAACTTTTCCTAATTAAAATATCTCCATGAGTAGATCTTCCTAACAACATTGTCACCTTAGCTCTAGGTTGGCATCACAAGAAGCTTTTGAAAGAGCCATAATTTGTTTTATGACCAGGATTTCTTTGTGCTTGATATAGGTTGTGGTAATAAAAGAAAATGCTAGGTATTTTGAAGCCTTTTCTATTTCTGGTGTTTAATACTTGAAACCTAGCTTGTTATTCTAATCTTACTCCATTAGATGGTTGGAGTctacatattttttatttcaggAAAATTTATATCAATTGCTTGCTACTTTTCACTAATTATATTTGGGCATTCTAATAAGTACATTTAATGTTGCATCATTTACAAGGAGTACATTTAATGTTTTACAGAATTTGTGTTCTTTTATATTCCTGGCACATATACTTAGGTTCTTAATTGGACATTTAGAACAATTGggatattttcttttttctttttactattcaATCTAATTCCTTATAATATACAGCATTTTCCTTGCCTGTTGAGATATTCAATGGAAAACTTGGATAGTTGCTTTTGCATATCTTAAGTATTTCTGCTTTAAGGTCTGCTATAGTCACTGTTGTAGCTTGGTGAGTGTAGTTTTCTTGGCAAACACATATTTCCCAATGTTGCTTAGTTATAGACAGATGAGATTCTTACTCTCGCTTGATGGATTAGCTGTATTCAATTTAGACTGCAATGACATCATCAATAGATGATTCTAGTGTCACTACTTTTTTAGGGCATTCTGATACTGCAGCTCATGATGAGAAATCATTTCTAATGTAGAGTGTTCTGGAAGGGTATAATGGTACAGTTATGGCCTATGGACAGACGGGTACTGGAAAGACTTATACTCTTGGAAGGCTTGGTGAGGAAGACACTGCAGCACGAGGCATTATGGTCCGTGCAATGGAAGACATTTTGGCAGATACATCTCCAGAGACCGATTCTGTTTCTGTATCATATTTACAGGTTCTTTTTTAGATAAAATAGTCATTGGTTTGCTACATGATTTTACTTATGGAAGTGAGAACCCTAAAAATAGTTAAAGCTTGATATGCAGCTTGTTCAGACTTCTAAATCCATTCATGAGACGACCTTGCATCAGAGGGCTAACATTTGTATTTATGGTTTGTTATAGTTATACATGGAAAGCATACAGGACCTTCTTGTTCCTGCAAATGACAACATTGCCATCATAGAAGATCCAAAGACAGGAGATGTTTCACTACCAGGGGCTACCAGTGTAGATATTAGAGATCAAAAAAGCTTTATGGAGCTCTTAAGATTAGGAGAAGTGCACCGTTTTGCTGCTAATACAAAGCTGAACACCGAGTCATCTCGGAGCCATGCTATTCTAATTGTGAGtggatattttatatatttgataaCTTCTAATGGTGGTAACTGAAACTTCAAGAATAACTATTGCTGCATCGTGCCAGGTCCATGTTAAGAGGTCACTTAAGGGAAGGCATGATGCAGATCATGGTTTTCCCAGTGAGAATGGTACTAATTCCACCTTGGTCAAATCTTTCAGACCGCCCATAGTTAGAAAAAGCAAACTTGTAGTTGTGGATCTTGCCGGTTCAGAGAGGATTGATAAGTCAGGTATAGATATCCTATAAATTTCTTGTGAAAATTTGTACCTTATATTAAAAATCTCTTGCTTGCTGTTTGGCATATATCCTAGAATTTTATGTTTCCCCAGCAACACCACATTTGTTAATGGCAGTATGCTTGACCGATGCAAATGCTCTGCATGGTCGAACATAGTGATGGTTACGTAAAGAAGCTAAAATGCAGGAATACAAAGTAAAAAAGATGCATTCCATAAGTTCTAAGTTTCTTGAATGTTAATCTAGTTAGATCTATCATTCCATAACTTTATGAATTTAAATATAAGATATTTATTGGTGTATCATTGTTGGTAAGTAATAAAAAGAAGTGAGAGGGAAAGAAAGTTGAAAAAGGGAATTTCACTAGCCATTGATCTTCTGGTTGTGGCAGTCAGGAGAATTTGCTTGTTGGAGAAGACCCATGTGGTCTTCAACAACGAGGAGAATGAGAAGGCAGCTAGGGAGAGTGATTGAACAGCTATCCAGCTAAATCGGAGGTGATGTGATCACTTTTTTCTATTTGACAAACTCTGTTGcataaaataaaaacaattagGTGATATGGGTGTAGTATGACAATATGAAAGCAAAACAATTAGGTGAAATGGGTATCTCATGGCAAGAGTGAAAATGTATAGAAGATACACATGTTCTCAATATAGTTGTCTCACTACTATGATTTAGAACATTTTGAAATAATTGGATATTTGCAAATATATTGAACATCATCAGTTTGCCAACAATGTATATTGATATTGCTTTAAAAGTTTTCACAGTTTGCAAAATCCGGCACACATAACAAAGAGAAGATTCACCACTTTATTTGACTGAGGTGCTGGAAGTTTACATGCTCCTTTAAGTTTCTGTACAGCACTAAATGATTTTTAGGACAATGTATTATTCCATGTATGATGAGGTTCATTTGCTTGTTAACATGTGATATAAATAATTACCATCCTGGATGTATGTTTTTGTGTTTGTTACAATGATGATGGGCACACATGTCACATATccattcatatttttattttgttacttgTATCAGATATAGTCAGAAGAAATTGAATAAAATTTCAGTGTAATTTTTACATAACCAGCCTGGTTCTCTATTCCTGTAACTAATTGGAGTGTTTGGTCAGAACCAAAGGACATATGCACTTCCATGTGATGGATATTCTATATCATGACTGATGCTTTTTTTGGTGCCAACATTGTTCACAGGAAGTGAGGGGCATACTCTAGAAGAAGCAAAGTCGATTAATCTATCATTAAGTGCTTTAGGCAAATGCATTAATGCACTTGCTGAAAATAGTCCACATGTTCCAGTTCGTGATTCAAAGTTGACAAGACTGCTTCGAGATTCATTTGGAGGTAAGATTTAACAGCTTTCTGGGACATACCAGTTAAAGTATATATCTGAAGTGTTGCCCTTTTCCATATcatatgatcataatttttcattttttgtGGTATCCTTTCTCGTCAACCTTACAAATGATTGATTGAGCCATGTGTGGAAGATTGGGTTTTGAGAGTATTGTATAGCTGAAGCACCAATAGATAATACCTGAACACATGATGCCCAACACAAGTATTTAGTGATTCTTGAAACTTGAAGTCCATTACTATTTGCTTCTGACTTCCAATTGCTTCGATTGTATTATACTCTTGTTCATTAATAGTACAAGTCTGGTTGAAAACCTGATTTTAGAAAGCTGAAAAATTGAATTTTGATTAAATTGTAACTTGATTGTAAGGATTTTCTATGACGACTAACTGAAGTTTGTATATTGTTATTGAAGTAACTCCGTGTATCCTTTTTTAGTAACATATAAAAATCTTACAGGAAGTGCAAGAACTTCGTTAGTGGTGACTATTGGTCCATCTCCTCGCCATAGAGGAGAAACTGCAAGCACCATAATGTTTGGACAAAGAGTAAGGTTCTCAAATCATTTTGCTGTTGCTTTGCCTCAAAAAACTTATTTTAAATCTTTGTTCGATAAATATTACATTCAGAAACACCGATTACCAGTGGTTCTGCTATATAGATTATTTTTTGTCCTAAGAAGCAATTTTTTGCTGGATTTGCGTCCGTTGTAGGCAATGAAGGTGGAGAACATGGTGAAACTAAAGGAAGAATTTGATTATAAAAGCTTGTGCAGGAGGCTTGATATTGAGCTTGATAAGTTAATGGCAGAGAATGAAAGGCAAAGAAAAGATTTTGAAGATGAGATTGAGAGAATAAGGACAGAAGCTGACAGCCGAGTTGCTGAAGTTGAAAAAGGCTACAATAACACTCTTGAGGTGTGCTTTTAGATTTATCAGTCAACCCACTGATAGGCAAGTCCTTTATGACATTAACTTAAAATCAGTTGCCTTTAAAGTGGCATTTCCTGTTGTGCTGTAAACTTTTTCTTTTGTCCCTTTGTTATCCTCTAACGAAGGTGATAATAAACAGGAAACAAAATTTAACTAGTAAATTGTAGCGCCTGGACACTAATTGTGAATTTCAATCTAATATTTAGGTCAATCACATGAAGCTTTAAATCTCAATGTAGCACATCACCGATGGTCACATTTGTCAGCTTGTCACAGTTACAAGCTTGCTATTGGATTCACTATTTGTGATGGTTGTTTTAGATGTAATCATCAGTTACTAAAATTTGACTTCAGACAACACCCAGCCACATGTAACAATCAGGTAAGGTATTGTGTACATTTGGAATTTGGCAATATTGACCTCACATTAACCATATGAAAATTTGTAAGCACAAAAAATTCCATATATGGCTTCACTCAGCAATATTGTCCTGTATCTTCGAGAAGAGCCTTTATTTTAAAGATTTTCATCAAGGTCAAAGAGTTGCAATAAATCCAAATCCTAAAGCAACCTAGTTTTTTAACCCACTCAAAAACCTCCTTGAAGATCCATGTCTCAGCAGCTGAGGGAGAAGTTCCTGTCATGGACACTTGTTCCAGCAATGTGAGGATTAGAACTGCGGATTACAAAATCACATTCATCTTCAGAATAGAGTCCGTCCTGTAATCAATCAAAGGGTTCAACTCCCACTTTATCCAAGTGAGATGTGTGATCATTGCTAGGATTATTAAAGGTCTGATTAGTTTAATTGGAAACAGCAGCTACCATTTGTAGTTACAATATGTGAACTCTTACCAGGTTTTATATATTAATTGATAGTACAATCCTTGAAGATTATCTGGACTAATTGCTGGCTCCAGTTTTAGCCTCATTCTTTAACTTGGTGTGGCCTTAAAACTGTCTTACTGACTAGTGAGTCATTCTTCGTTTTTCACTTTTTTCTTATGTAGAATGAGAGGCTAAAGTACCAACAAGACAATATGGACTCAATCAAGAAGGTTGAGGAGAAGTGGATGGCTAATGTGAATAGAGCCAGAGTAGAACATCAGAGTGCGTGTCTAGAAAAGGCATGTAACAGCAAGGGATATACTAATTTGAATTTCTATCACATTCTTATGCAACAATTTCAGATACTGTTGTCTTTGTTATTGGCCTCTGTAATAATTGATTATTGTATACTGTGTGGTAAAAGCTTGGTTAAAGCATATGTAGAATACAAGAAATGCAATTAGTTTGGGGATCAATTAGGAGAATTCATGGTTGACttggtaaaaataaaaataaattatccaGGCTCCATTCAGAAAATACCAAATTGGTAACTCATGTAATGTACAAGTACCACTTGTATCATAAACAATTATTATCCATATTATAGGAGTGATTTCAGATGTCCAACCAATAACCAATGGAATAGTATGATGAATACATTGACTGGTTTGGGAAAGGCATGGAATGaattgaaaaaaagaagaagatgatagCACAATTTTGTTGGCCAAATTCTTTGTTTACAAGTTTTAAAAAAGTGACAGCCTTGTGATATCATAGTCATACTCTACAATAGAGCTGTTTCTAGTTACTGCATTAACTTATAGTATATGTTTACTTGTTGGTCAGGATTACTTCATTGGTGAAAATTACCTGTCATATTTGAATTAACAAATGGCTGACAGGCCAAGAAGCTATGATGATTAATGTTATATTTGCGGAGGGTTACttggtctttctttctttttcctctaaTATTGTTGGAACCATCCCTGACCAAGTCAGCTATACTTCCTCTTGCTCTATGGCTCATATGATATGAATTAACTCATGTCTATTTGCTGgtgcttttaatgatttttttaacacTACTCATTCAGCCTCTTGTTCTAATTTGAGTTGCTTGAAGGAACTTGAAAGTAGTCATTCCTTGCTCTCTCTTTCCTTCTAATACTAGTTAATCTCAATTTTCCTCATCTTTGTACTGCAGTGACTTTTGTAGGTGTAGGCTCCTAATTCAACACTCTGACCAATTTGCATGATTGGTGTTGTAGTTGCCACATAAATTCTGCCTTGACCTTAATGACAATTGGTTAAGATTTTTTTTGTTGAAACACATTATCTTTGCTTTTGCCTTCTTTATTATATTGTTTATGAGTCTTTACCTATAATTAATTTATGGTGCATAGGCTCCAACAACATCCAGCTCAGCTGATATTGTCGAAGTCAGACAGTTACTCGAGAATGAAAAGATATTGCGACAATCTACAGAAGAGGTGGTTATGAACCTCAAATGTGAAATATCACACTGGAAAAGATTAGAGGTATGGTTCCTCTTGATATGATTCTTCAGACCTTTCAGTTTCTGATATCTGAACAAATAGTCTTCTGCATGTTTTGCACTTTGTTGGTGTTAGGCAGCTGGCAATTCTGAAATTGTGAAACTTCGCAAGATGCTGGACAGTGAAGCCAATCAGAAACATAAACTTGAAGAAGAAATAGCAATACTGAGAAGTCAGTTGTTGCAGTTAAGTTTTCAAGCCGATGAGGTAGGTGGTTATAAATTAATTTGTTTGCACCATTCAAGTCGATCAACTGAGTTGTTGCATAGACAACTAAAATTCTTGAATGTCCTGATTATAATTATACTGTTATTCTGTCTTCTGATCCATCATGACATGTGTCACTCTGTAATTGTTGACATAGGGTACTGAATACATCCTAAATGTTTGGTTATGTCGAGACAGATGTCTGTTGACTGATTGCCAGCATGTCAACCATCTTTTCTCTGTGCTAACAACTTGACTGCTTTCATTTGACAATCATCAATACATTCACACCAGATTtctttttcttagaattttatataCCAGGATGTCTGCAATTCCATTTGACATGAGAACTTCTTTTTTATtatgttcttgtttaatccagCTTTTGCTAATCACTGTTCTCGTATTTTCATTTATTTGAATCAGACAAGTAGGAGTCTTGACAGAGGTGAGTCTGGAAAAGCCTTAACTGGATTTGATTCCCTTGTACCACAAGCTAGGCATCCCCAGCTTAGAGATTCAGCAAATGGACCGAAGGCCTCAATTGCTAAACTTTTTGAACAAGGTACTTGTCATTGGCTAATAGTTTTTAATATGGTTGGGTTTGTTGATTTTCTAAATTGGTTGTTCCATATGGCAGTGGGTTTGCAAAAAATATTGTCATTGCTTGAATCAGAAGATCATGATGTTCGAGTTCATGCAGTGAAAGTTGTAGCAAACCTGGCAGCCGAAGGTGAACATTAATTTAGGAATCTTTCATAATTTATTCTGCAGTTgttttattatattaattgtCCTATTTCTCCTTTTTGGCATCTTTAAACTGCTTTTCTACAAATTAACATGTAGCTGAGTTGAACTTACATAAAAAGGCTCTGCGGTATATGCCCATGGACTGCAATATGCCATGGTCCCAAGTTGTAGATCTGCGGGGTAGATTGGAATCAGccaaaaaaagtaaaagaaaatggaaggagaaaaagaaaaaaaactatcaCATATCTTGCCTGGAATTTCGTTTTTCTTCCTCTACGATTCTTCCCATCTCTCTCACATGTTATGTGGCTTGAATGACATTTGGAGCCTTAATCATATAGCTTCTATCAATATTAATCAATTATGACCTAAGAAATACTTGGAAAAGCGTTTAGTTTAGAATTTGAATCGCTTGGAGAGCAAGATGTGGTTTCGAAGCGCGAGGTATGAAGTGCAATGATTCTTGGGGAAAAAGAATCCAATCGGGGAATGGGAAAGGATGAGTGCTTTACAATTTACAAGCACAACTGAAAAAATGGGTGAAATGCATCTTCATTTTGAACGACTTAACCTTTTAGTTGGTGGTTTCCTTCCGTAACCTAGTGTCTTTGCTGTCACTTAACACTTAATTAGCTATGTGGATCTTTCTTTTATGGTCTTAAGTAATTGTTTTCTTTgtgtattttttcttttattaataaTGTATCATCTTATAATCAGAAGCAAACCAGGATAAGATTGTAGAAGCTGGTGGTCTTACGTCATTGCTGATGCTTCTAAGAAACTCAGAGGATGAGACTATACGTAGAGTAGCAGCTGGTGCAATTGCCAACCTTGCGATGAATGGTATGTGTATGATGATTAATATGCTGGCAGTGTTTTCTTATGACTGAAACCTTGAATTAAGATCTCCTACTCGGTCAACGTTTTTTACTTCCTCACATGATTGTGGCTACTCCATAATACTTTTGTCATTGCAGAAACCAACCAAGAGCTCATAATGGCTCAAGGTGGCATTGTCTTGTTATCTATGACTGCTGCTGATGCTGAGGACCCTCAAACACTTCGAATGGTTGCTGGAGCCATTGCTAATCTATGTGGAAACGGTGACACCTTTAACTTCCTTTCAATCTTTAGTCAAGCTGCTAATGCTACTTATATAAATGTTATTGACCACATGATAATTTGGAATTTGAAGCTTGTTATTGTAACTGCATAGAAAGGACGCATAACTAGGCTGTCTTTGTGCATATATTTGATCAAGAATTCCACTTTGTG
Above is a genomic segment from Musa acuminata AAA Group cultivar baxijiao chromosome BXJ3-4, Cavendish_Baxijiao_AAA, whole genome shotgun sequence containing:
- the LOC135635689 gene encoding kinesin-like protein KIN-UB isoform X3, whose protein sequence is MASGSYRNGGPKPTSKLDRLPPSTAYSTPKPSAKPRPSAAPVPRRGGSVAPAAASAGKAGGDAGVPGRVRVAVRLRPRNAEETIADADFADCVELQPELKRLKLRKNNWESETYEFDEVLTEFASQKRVYEVVAKPVVESVLEGYNGTVMAYGQTGTGKTYTLGRLGEEDTAARGIMVRAMEDILADTSPETDSVSVSYLQLYMESIQDLLVPANDNIAIIEDPKTGDVSLPGATSVDIRDQKSFMELLRLGEVHRFAANTKLNTESSRSHAILIVHVKRSLKGRHDADHGFPSENGTNSTLVKSFRPPIVRKSKLVVVDLAGSERIDKSGSEGHTLEEAKSINLSLSALGKCINALAENSPHVPVRDSKLTRLLRDSFGGSARTSLVVTIGPSPRHRGETASTIMFGQRAMKVENMVKLKEEFDYKSLCRRLDIELDKLMAENERQRKDFEDEIERIRTEADSRVAEVEKGYNNTLENERLKYQQDNMDSIKKVEEKWMANVNRARVEHQSACLEKAPTTSSSADIVEVRQLLENEKILRQSTEEVVMNLKCEISHWKRLEAAGNSEIVKLRKMLDSEANQKHKLEEEIAILRSQLLQLSFQADETSRSLDRGESGKALTGFDSLVPQARHPQLRDSANGPKASIAKLFEQVGLQKILSLLESEDHDVRVHAVKVVANLAAEEANQDKIVEAGGLTSLLMLLRNSEDETIRRVAAGAIANLAMNETNQELIMAQGGIVLLSMTAADAEDPQTLRMVAGAIANLCGNDKLQMKLSVEGGIKALLGMVTCGHPDVLAQVARGIANFAKCESRASTQGNKVGVSLLIEDGALPWIVKNANHDASPIRRHIELALCHLAQHEVNAKDMISEGALWELVRISRDCSREDIRMLAHRTLISSATLRTELRRLHIEF
- the LOC135635689 gene encoding kinesin-like protein KIN-UB isoform X2, which produces MASGSYRNGGPKPTSKLDRLPPSTAYSTPKPSAKPRPSAAPVPRRGGSVAPAAASAGKAGGDAGVPGRVRVAVRLRPRNAEETIADADFADCVELQPELKRLKLRKNNWESETYEFDEVLTEFASQKRVYEVVAKPVVESVLEGYNGTVMAYGQTGTGKTYTLGRLGEEDTAARGIMVRAMEDILADTSPETDSVSVSYLQLYMESIQDLLVPANDNIAIIEDPKTGDVSLPGATSVDIRDQKSFMELLRLGEVHRFAANTKLNTESSRSHAILIVHVKRSLKGRHDADHGFPSENGTNSTLVKSFRPPIVRKSKLVVVDLAGSERIDKSGSEGHTLEEAKSINLSLSALGKCINALAENSPHVPVRDSKLTRLLRDSFGGSARTSLVVTIGPSPRHRGETASTIMFGQRAMKVENMVKLKEEFDYKSLCRRLDIELDKLMAENERQRKDFEDEIERIRTEADSRVAEVEKGYNNTLEAPTTSSSADIVEVRQLLENEKILRQSTEEVVMNLKCEISHWKRLEAAGNSEIVKLRKMLDSEANQKHKLEEEIAILRSQLLQLSFQADETSRSLDRGESGKALTGFDSLVPQARHPQLRDSANGPKASIAKLFEQVGLQKILSLLESEDHDVRVHAVKVVANLAAEEANQDKIVEAGGLTSLLMLLRNSEDETIRRVAAGAIANLAMNETNQELIMAQGGIVLLSMTAADAEDPQTLRMVAGAIANLCGNDKLQMKLSVEGGIKALLGMVTCGHPDVLAQVARGIANFAKCESRASTQGNKVGVSLLIEDGALPWIVKNANHDASPIRRHIELALCHLAQHEVNAKDMISEGALWELVRISRDCSREDIRMLAHRTLISSATLRTELRRLHIEF
- the LOC135635689 gene encoding kinesin-like protein KIN-UB isoform X1; protein product: MASGSYRNGGPKPTSKLDRLPPSTAYSTPKPSAKPRPSAAPVPRRGGSVAPAAASAGKAGGDAGVPGRVRVAVRLRPRNAEETIADADFADCVELQPELKRLKLRKNNWESETYEFDEVLTEFASQKRVYEVVAKPVVETGTGKTYTLGRLGEEDTAARGIMVRAMEDILADTSPETDSVSVSYLQLYMESIQDLLVPANDNIAIIEDPKTGDVSLPGATSVDIRDQKSFMELLRLGEVHRFAANTKLNTESSRSHAILIVHVKRSLKGRHDADHGFPSENGTNSTLVKSFRPPIVRKSKLVVVDLAGSERIDKSGSEGHTLEEAKSINLSLSALGKCINALAENSPHVPVRDSKLTRLLRDSFGGSARTSLVVTIGPSPRHRGETASTIMFGQRAMKVENMVKLKEEFDYKSLCRRLDIELDKLMAENERQRKDFEDEIERIRTEADSRVAEVEKGYNNTLENERLKYQQDNMDSIKKVEEKWMANVNRARVEHQSACLEKAPTTSSSADIVEVRQLLENEKILRQSTEEVVMNLKCEISHWKRLEAAGNSEIVKLRKMLDSEANQKHKLEEEIAILRSQLLQLSFQADETSRSLDRGESGKALTGFDSLVPQARHPQLRDSANGPKASIAKLFEQVGLQKILSLLESEDHDVRVHAVKVVANLAAEEANQDKIVEAGGLTSLLMLLRNSEDETIRRVAAGAIANLAMNETNQELIMAQGGIVLLSMTAADAEDPQTLRMVAGAIANLCGNDKLQMKLSVEGGIKALLGMVTCGHPDVLAQVARGIANFAKCESRASTQGNKVGVSLLIEDGALPWIVKNANHDASPIRRHIELALCHLAQHEVNAKDMISEGALWELVRISRDCSREDIRMLAHRTLISSATLRTELRRLHIEF